A DNA window from Purpureocillium takamizusanense chromosome 9, complete sequence contains the following coding sequences:
- a CDS encoding uncharacterized protein (COG:S~EggNog:ENOG503P3TI), producing the protein MHDEIDKSLLDRLQALRGSSTAPRKLPAPSVDIDALERAKRPTREEALADRLRSLRDRTESPTAPPASKAPPKPSAPTPVTAVQPGQPPRPEPPENEDVDAAFETDDRTLEELLEDVDTEHRLPQPNEPREEDVRALLEELSKSVPKGEGAGVQDEEGLRGADDRGDSDDSDGERMGRDVADVIARLHDEVEIDAKQALDGYPDTRDATADDVAPEELDLPSLPPSLDTLPSSSPLGSPQTRTLDDLTARMAALRASSSPSSDPSSSLPSVPTSKPAKGPKRLTTTTRYTDDDVDSWCTVCLEDATLRCVGCDGDPYCARCWREMHVGPAAGFDERSHRAVQFARRRKKDGKVAVGAS; encoded by the exons ATGCACGACGAAATAGACAAGTCGTTGCTCGATCGGCTGCAGGCACTACGCGGCTCCAGCACGGCTCCGAGGAAACTGCCAGCACCCTC GGTCGAcatcgacgcgctcgagagAGCCAAGAGACCCACACGCGAGGAAGCCCTCGCGGACCGCCTCCGCTCTCTGCGCGACCGCACAGAGTCtcccaccgcgccgcccgccagcaaaGCCCCTCCCAAACCTTCAGCGCCCACTCCCGTCACGGCAGTCCAGCCCGGGCAGCCTCCGAGACCAGAACCACCCGAGAATGAAGACGTGGATGCAGCATTTGAGACGGACGACAggacgctcgaggagctcctcgaggatgtGGATACAGAACACCGCCTGCCGCAACCGAACGAGCCCCGAGAAGAGGATGTCAGAGCTCTTCTCGAGGAGCTTTCCAAGTCTGTGCCCAAGGGTGAGGGCGCAGGGGTCCAGGACGAAGAAGGGTTGCGAGGGGCTGATGACAGAGGAGACTCGGACGACTCGGACGGTGAGCGGATGGGCagagacgtcgccgacgtgaTTGCCCGCCTTCACGACGAGGTAGAGATCGATGCCAAGCAGGCGCTGGACGGCTATCCTGATACCCGAGATGCTACAGCTGACGACGTAGCCCCGGAAGAACTAGACCTCCCGTCTCTGCCGCCCAGTCTTGACACGCTtccctcgagctcgcctcTCGGCAGCCCTCAAACACGcacgctcgacgacctgACCGCACGGATGGCCGCTCTCCgagcgtcatcgtcaccttCTTCGGACCCTTCTTCGTCTCTGCCCTCGGTGCCCACCTCGAAGCCCGCCAAGGGCCCCAAGCGTctgacgaccacgacgcgctacaccgacgacgacgtggactCGTGGTGCACCGTCtgcctcgaggacgccacGCTGCGGTGCGTCGGGTGTGACGGCGACCCGTActgcgcgcgctgctggcgcgagATGCACGTcggaccggcggcggggttcGACGAACGGAGTCATCGCGCGGTGCAGTttgcgaggaggaggaagaaggacgGCAAGGTTGCGGTCGGGGCATCGTGA
- a CDS encoding uncharacterized protein (EggNog:ENOG503NW8C~COG:U~TransMembrane:9 (o12-34i41-62o98-122i143-165o193-219i317-336o379-400i421-445o517-536i)) produces MADAGLVQTSLIWVTYAVAVGLCLVAATITAFTWQAPRDRSAIVSIVAILALTSLLATVLLLPVDIALVSATGSVPLGAKKPWATPDRVDAILVQLKIVYYTLYSLDALLCLVVIPFAYFWYEEYDEIEFEEEGRTWTSRFAAAAKYTLFFVALVVVLFLLGFFVPAAGDATRGHWDLDYFKRLVAQNHGEKALTFALGLLVTLGTLLYVLYTGAGLALMPISFIRSAPSISAPQLSATTATQLEQNRERQRQLEMRNAGNREGMSRKDRRELDALVREEQTLVRRERLAAEAQGQGRSRVYQAWLKLCALFRPVKMLGGILLLALSVLVWISMFITGVDKAKNSICKQHCGYILGQINVFQPMNWIFVKTARVFPVDYVLMALLVLFLFSSTISGIATVGIRFLWIRIFQIRRGRTAPQALLIATVMMALAILAINYAVAMLIAPQYSIYGTQTFCSRTPDRPGAQPDCEHDLDLIMPCSEALEHKHARDVCTPSAMSTFLNRITITWPFFGIVDFWAQFAFLGVFLVVLATALVRTPRVSIAELDEDAEADEEESLLASTGRRFGATWQDVRGKPARGGESASNGERA; encoded by the coding sequence atggccgacgcgggcCTCGTCCAGACCAGCCTCATCTGGGTCACctacgccgtcgccgtcggcctgtGCCTCGTGGCCGCGACCATCACCGCCTTCACCTGGCAGGCGCCCCGCGACCGCtccgccatcgtcagcatcgtcgccatcctcgccctgacctcgctgctcgccactgtgctgctgctccccgtCGATATTGCCCTCGTCTCCGCGACCGGCTCCGTCCCCCTCGGCGCCAAGAAGCCGTGGGCCACGCCCGaccgcgtcgacgccatcctcgtccaACTCAAGATCGTCTACTACACCCTCTacagcctcgacgccctcctctgcctcgtcgtcatcccctTTGCCTACTTTTGGTACGAGGAGTACGATGAGATCGAGttcgaggaggagggccgcaCCTGGACGAGCcggttcgccgccgccgcaaaatACAcgctcttcttcgtcgccctcgtcgtcgtgctcttcctcctcggcttcttcgtccccgccgccggcgacgccaccCGTGGCCACTGGGACCTCGACTACTTCAAgcgtctcgtcgcgcagAACCATGGCGAAAAGGCGCTGACCTTTGCCCTCGGGCTCCTCGTCACGCTCGGGACCCTGCTCTACGTGCTCTAcacgggcgccggcctcgcgttGATGCCCATCTCCTTCATccgctcggcgccctccATCTCGGCTCCGCAGCTCtccgccacgacggccacgcagctcgagcagaaccgcgagcgccagcgccagctggaGATGCGCAACGCCGGCAACCGCGAAGGCATGTCGCGCAAGGACCGCCGTgagctcgacgcgctcgttCGGGAGGAGCAGACGCTCGTCCGTCGCGAgaggctcgccgccgaggcacaGGGCCAAGGCCGGAGCCGGGTGTACCAGGCGTGGCTGAAGCTGTGCGCCCTCTTCCGGCCCGTCAAGatgctcggcggcatcctgctgctcgcgctcTCCGTCCTCGTCTGGATCTCCATGTTCATcaccggcgtcgacaaggccaagaacTCCATCTGCAAGCAGCACTGCGGCTACATCCTCGGCCAGATCAACGTCTTCCAGCCCATGAACTGGATCTTTGTCAAGACGGCACGCGTCTTCCCCGTCGACTACGTCctcatggcgctgctggtgctctTCCTCTTCAGCAGCACCATTTCTGgcatcgccaccgtcggcatTCGCTTCCTGTGGATCCGCATCTTCCAGATCCGCAGAGGCCGCACCGCCCCCCAGGCCCTGCTCATTGCGACCGTCATGATGGCCCttgccatcctcgccatcaacTACGCCGTGGCCATGCTCATCGCCCCGCAGTACTCTATTTACGGCACGCAGACGTTTTGCTCGCGCACCCCCGACCGTCCCGGGGCCCAGCCCGATTGCGAgcacgacctcgacctcatcATGCCGTGCtccgaggcgctcgagcaCAAGCATGCCCGGGACGTGtgcacgccctcggccatgtCCACCTTCCTCAAccgcatcaccatcacctGGCCGTTTTTCGGCATTGTCGATTTCTGGGCGCAGTTTgccttcctcggcgtctttctcgtcgtcctggccaCGGCACTCGTGCGCACGCCGCGGGTCAgcatcgccgagctcgacgaggatgccgaggctgatgaggaggagagcCTCCTGGCATCGACGGGGCGCCGTTTTGGCGCGACGTGGCAGGACGTTCGCGGGAAGCCGGCAAGAGGCGGAGAGTCGGCGTCTAACGGCGAGCGCGCGTAG
- the MET15_3 gene encoding Adenosylmethionine cyclotransferase (COG:E~EggNog:ENOG503NVTU): protein MALANDHVTIAKSRTYYIRRWDKPEDVAAAIDEKTNAIYVESIGNPRHNVPDLETIAKRRRGSFIRPIDHGADIVVQSATKWIGGHGTTIGGVIVDSGKFDWGKSCSFAGLFGRCSEEE, encoded by the exons ATGGCTCTTGCAAATGATCACGTCACAATTGCTAAATCGCGGACAT ACTACATTCGTCGATGGGACAAgcccgaggacgtcgccgctgccatcgacGAAAAGACAAATGCCATCTACGTCGAGAGCATTGGCAACCCGCGCCACAACGTCCCCGACCTTGAGACCATCGCAAAG cgccggcgcggctcCTTCATCCGCCCCATCGACCACGGCGCAGATATCGTCGTCCAATCGGCCACCAAGTGGatcggcggccacggcaccaccattggcggcgtcatcgtcgactcGGGCAAGTTCGACTGGGGCAAGAGCTGCTCGTTTGCTGGTCTTTTCGGGCGCTGCTCCGAAGAGGAATAG
- a CDS encoding uncharacterized protein (EggNog:ENOG503P89V), with the protein MTTPSGADSLPPGMLVTGGTAQVQLWKALDKHESLYEFMHELGRVGRALDSDGVLQSKNFAVNKTAKAFRDAAGGKWDMMAVLHSMPRSMVRAIVLGTVAFDDYGRGLESYTWPSTTSHTDRQGVYVIGLRRVGHDGRFLTAGEAKLLIDGLNQYTAAARRALWPVTGPATERQHAAAQLMARVDARVAGKGNWQIVSPRFITSEENMEHVRALVGSLRRVVGQMEAVGMDAGERMAQSPLYVGCSTNLLARLADYELSQDFRSVNNKLAVTTSMLLELDLPVELVARMAVRTWMPTQLAVAEHLVVTMASSLVYQGGFNATQAGERHGTWSGCDDARQLVLGRTPYLRDNLACTLGDIADRARFETELNAFLEDLDKSEADMLDAEVEAAAAAPYLHVDCDVLIQSLEARVAQVKIALKEAQEDYETAQVLARLARISLHGARGSTAPADAPADAHET; encoded by the coding sequence atgacgacgccgtcgggtGCCGATTCTTTGCCGCCGGGGATGCTGGTGACGGGTGGGACTGCGCAAGTGCAGCTGTGGAAGGCGCTTGACAAGCACGAATCTCTGTACGAGTTCATGCACGAGCTGGGGCGCGTGGGCAGGGCGCTCGACTCGGACGGAGTGCTGCAGTCCAAGAACTTTGCCGTCAacaagacggccaaggcgttCCGGGACGCGGCGGGGGGCAAGTgggacatgatggcggtgctgcactcgatgccgaggagcATGGTGCGAGCGATTGTGCTCGGCACCGTGGCGTTTGACGACTACGGACGAGGGTTGGAGTCGTAcacctggccgtcgacgacgagccacaCGGACCGGCAGGGGGTGTACGTGatcgggctgcggcgggttGGGCACGACGGCAGATTCCTCACGGCGGGTGAGGCAAAGCTGCTTATCGACGGCCTGAACCAGTACACAGCGGCCGCGCGACGCGCTCTGTGGCCGgtgacggggccggcgacggagcggcagcatgccgcggcgcagctgaTGGCGCGCGTGGACGCGAGGGTGGCGGGCAAGGGGAACTGGCAGATTGTGTCCCCGCGCTTCATCACGTCCGAGGAGAACATGGAGCACGTGCGCGCTCTCGTCGGCTCGCTCCGGCGCGTGGTCGGCCAGATGGAGGCGGTGGGCATGGACGCAGGCGAGCGCATGGCGCAGAGCCCGCTGTACGTGGGCTGCTCGACCAACCTGCTGGCGAGGCTCGCCGACTACGAGCTCTCGCAGGACTTCAGGAGCGTGAATAACAAGCTGGCCGTGACGACAAGCATGCTGCTCGAGCTGGACCTGCCCGTGGAGCTCGTGGCTCGGATGGCGGTGCGGACGTGGATGCCGACGCAGCTGGCCGTGGCTGAGCATCTCGTCGTGACAATGGCCAGCTCTCTCGTATACCAGGGGGGCTTCAACGCGAcccaggcgggcgagcgccacggcacctggagcggctgcgacgacgcccgacaGCTCGTGCTGGGCCGGACCCCGTACCTCCGCGACAACCTGGCCTGCACGCTTGGCGACATTGCGGATCGCGCCCGCTTCGAGACGGAGCTAAACGCCttcctcgaggacctcgacaagAGCGAGGCCGATATGCTAGACgcggaggtggaggcggcggccgccgcgccgtaTCTCCACGTCGACTGCGACGTTCTCATCCAGAGCCTCGAGGCCCGCGTCGCGCAAGTCAAGATTGCGCTCAAGGAGGCCCAAGAGGACTACGAGACGGCGCAGGTCCTGGCGAGGCTAGCGAGGATAAGCCTGCACGGGGCACGTGGGTccaccgcgccggccgacgcgccggccgacgcgcacgaGACGTAG